From a region of the Seleniivibrio woodruffii genome:
- the dtd gene encoding D-aminoacyl-tRNA deacylase, giving the protein MKAVVQRVSSASVRIDGRVHSEIGKGLVVLLGVERGDTEDMCAEMAHKTVNLRIFEDEHGKMGRSVKDIGGGIIIVSQFTIAGNCKKGLRPDFMNAMNPDTANAYYEKFISLCKGLYDPSKIGTGVFAADMKVGLENDGPVTIILELAPKQ; this is encoded by the coding sequence ATGAAAGCTGTTGTGCAGAGGGTTAGCAGCGCCAGCGTGCGTATCGACGGGCGTGTGCATTCGGAGATAGGGAAGGGACTGGTTGTGCTTTTGGGTGTTGAGCGGGGAGATACTGAGGATATGTGTGCCGAGATGGCGCACAAAACGGTCAATCTGCGCATATTCGAAGATGAACACGGCAAAATGGGCAGATCTGTTAAGGATATAGGCGGCGGGATAATAATTGTCAGCCAGTTCACCATAGCCGGAAACTGTAAAAAAGGCCTTCGTCCGGATTTTATGAACGCAATGAATCCCGACACGGCAAACGCCTATTATGAAAAATTTATCTCGCTCTGCAAAGGGCTTTACGATCCATCGAAGATAGGAACCGGAGTTTTTGCGGCCGATATGAAAGTAGGGCTTGAAAATGACGGTCCGGTTACAATAATATTAGAACTGGCTCCGAAACAGTGA
- a CDS encoding MBL fold metallo-hydrolase, which translates to MHLEIVVTGPLGVNTYILEKNGKAVVVDAGGNEEEIEEYLRSKNLSLAALLNTHGHFDHIGAIAPLMKKFSVPFYMHQDDSFLLPQGQKVMQMYGFGDMETPAVTHGIEHGQKLDLGGIEIEVIHTPGHTPGGCCFYIKELGCVITGDTLFLESVGRTDFPYSSTQSLVDSINNRLFTLDDATVVYPGHGEESTIGHEKNLNPFM; encoded by the coding sequence ATGCATCTTGAAATAGTAGTAACTGGCCCTTTGGGCGTAAACACATATATATTGGAGAAGAACGGCAAGGCTGTTGTGGTGGATGCCGGAGGCAACGAGGAGGAGATCGAAGAGTATCTTCGCTCCAAAAACCTTTCTCTGGCAGCACTTCTCAACACCCACGGTCACTTCGACCACATAGGCGCAATCGCTCCCCTGATGAAAAAATTCTCTGTTCCTTTTTATATGCATCAGGACGATTCGTTCCTGCTCCCTCAGGGGCAGAAGGTCATGCAGATGTACGGTTTCGGCGATATGGAGACACCTGCCGTCACCCACGGCATAGAGCACGGCCAGAAACTTGATCTGGGCGGCATCGAGATAGAGGTCATCCATACTCCGGGACATACCCCCGGCGGATGCTGTTTTTATATAAAAGAGCTTGGATGCGTGATAACCGGCGACACTCTGTTTCTGGAATCGGTGGGCCGCACTGATTTCCCCTACAGTAGTACCCAGAGCCTTGTCGACAGCATAAACAACAGGCTTTTCACTCTGGATGATGCAACAGTGGTTTATCCCGGACACGGGGAAGAAAGCACCATCGGCCACGAGAAAAACCTGAATCCCTTTATGTGA